One window from the genome of Mesoplodon densirostris isolate mMesDen1 chromosome 17, mMesDen1 primary haplotype, whole genome shotgun sequence encodes:
- the LOC132477777 gene encoding LOW QUALITY PROTEIN: CUE domain-containing protein 2-like (The sequence of the model RefSeq protein was modified relative to this genomic sequence to represent the inferred CDS: substituted 1 base at 1 genomic stop codon): MARGKLYSTVVVNRFLEGMARHQEHAFLIAGDKRALSLSTTSWTNLENTVPLLKRNSSCSFGHLYKTAVCTSLFVLNNWNQSVRLDPRTGTVKPVWMELIFFGLCSALKKLVGQHSRGKEAPVPDYEVNYLGTLVVVVERQGIKLNPTECDASQGQLEELHRAGRVAGGAGRSRRGESVEPERVVSAAPLTFVQTHLPEADLSGLVEVIFYVFGVLEDLGPSGPSEENFHMEAFTEMMEAYVPGFAHIPRGTIGEMMQKLSGQLSGARNKENLQPQNSEVQGQVSVSPEPLQQFKEETMSSPTAARDTQDEASGAEEELLPGVDVLLEVFLTCSVEQAQWVLARARGDSEEAVQMLVEGKEERPPAWDGPNQDLPRRLRGPQKDELKSSIPQKYMMVDSAEGQKIHWPVAPEEAPKKLTQYMDNQVVSTKVEXFKDVRDPEAGEMKATYVNLKPARKYRFH; encoded by the exons ATGGCGAGGGGGAAAC TGTACAGCACGGTGGTGGTGAACCGCTTCCTGGAAGGCATGGCTCGTCATCAGGAGCACGCGTTCCTTATAGCTGGAGATAAACGGGCGCTCAGCCTGTCAACCACAAGTTGGACTAATTTGGAAAATACGGTTCCTCTCCTCAAAAGAAACAGCTCATGCTCCTTTGGACACTTGTATAAAACAGCTGTGTGCACTTCCCTGTTCGTTCTGAACAACTGGAATCAGAGTGTCCGGCTTGATCCTAGAACTGGAAC cgtGAAGCCAGTATGGATGGAGTTAATATTCTTTGGCTTGTGCAGTGCCCTGAAAAAACTG GTAGGGCAGCACAGTCGTGGCAAAGAAGCGCCGGTACCTGATTATGAAGTAAATTATCTGGGcactttggtggtggtggtggagagacAGGGAATCAAGCTCAA TCCCACGGAGTGTGACGCCTCACAAGGGCAGCTAGAAG AGCTGCACCGCGCGGGACGAGTTGCCGGCGGCGCCGGACGGAGCAGAAGGGGAGAGAGCGTGGAGCCAGAGAGGGTTGTCAGTGCAGCGCCCCTTACCTTTGTTCAGACGCACCTCCCAGAGGCTGACCTCAGTGGCTTGGTTGAGGTCATCTTCTATGTGTTCGGGGTCCTTGAGGACCTGGGCCCCTCAGGCCCATCAGAGGAGAATTTCCATATGGAGGCCTTCACTGAGATGATGGAGGCCTATGTGCCTGGCTTCGCCCACATCCCAAGGGGTACCATAGGGGAAATGATGCAGAAGCTCTCAGGGCAGTTGAGTGGTGCCAGGAACAAAGAGAACCTGCAACCACAGAACTCTGAGGTCCAAGGTCAGGTATCTGTCTCCCCAGAGCCTCTGCAGCAGTTCAAAGAAGAGACGATGTCTTCTCCGACTGCTGCTAGGGACACCCAAGATGAGGCATCCGGCGCTGAGGAGGAGCTGCTGCCGGGGGTGGACGTACTTCTGGAGGTGTTCCTTACCTGTTCGGTGGAGCAGGCCCAGTGGGTGTTGGCCAGAGCTCGAGGGGACTCGGAAGAAGCTGTGCAGATGCTGgtagaggggaaggaggagaggcctCCAGCCTGGGATGGCCCCAACCAGGACCTGCCCAGGCGCCTCAGAGGCCCCCAAAAGGATGAGCTGAAGTCCTCCATCCCGCAGAAGTACATGATGGTGGATAGCGCAGAGGGTCAGAAGATTCACTGGCCTGTGGCTCCTGAGGAGGCTCCCAAGAAGCTGACCCAGTACATGGACAACCAGGTGGTGAGCACCAAAGTGGAGTGATTCAAAGATGTGCGGGACCCTGAGGCTGGGGAAATGAAGGCCACATACGTCAACCTCAAGCCAGCCAGAAAGTACCGCTTCCACTGA